A genomic stretch from Zeimonas sediminis includes:
- the gspE gene encoding type II secretion system ATPase GspE → MSTISPSRYVPYGFARAHQLLVAGTVGDTMEVWIGDRTPRHALAELARLVPMRLVAVRKPDEELGAAISRAYSQNQGGSAAAVVDELESDMDLSRLMQDLPKIEDLLETEDDAPIIRMINVLLTQAARDGASDIHIEPFETHSLVRFRVDGTLRDVVRPRRELHAALISRIKIMAQLDIAEKRLPQDGRITLRIGGRPMDVRVSTLPTGHGERAVLRLLDKEAGRLDLAKLGMAPDTLATFDRLTRQPHGILLVTGPTGSGKTTTLYAALGRLDATTTNILTVEDPIEYDLPGIGQTQVNPRIDMTFAKALRSILRQDPDVVMIGEIRDLETAQIAVQASLTGHLVLATLHTNDSVSAVTRLIDMGVEPFLLSSSLIGVVAQRLVRKLCPECREPDPVAGGWRAVGCVACNRSGYQGRTGIHELFVVDDRIRALVHEGASEATLRAAAEADGMRSMREDGARWVKAGVTSADEVVRVTRD, encoded by the coding sequence ATGTCCACGATCTCGCCTTCGCGCTACGTGCCCTACGGCTTCGCGCGCGCTCACCAGTTGCTGGTCGCCGGCACGGTCGGCGACACGATGGAAGTCTGGATCGGCGACCGCACGCCGCGCCACGCGCTGGCCGAGCTCGCCCGGCTCGTGCCGATGCGCCTGGTCGCGGTCCGCAAGCCCGACGAGGAGCTCGGCGCGGCGATCTCGCGCGCGTATTCGCAGAACCAGGGCGGCTCGGCGGCCGCGGTGGTCGACGAGCTCGAGAGCGACATGGACCTGTCGCGGCTGATGCAGGACCTGCCCAAGATCGAGGACCTGCTCGAGACCGAGGACGATGCGCCGATCATCCGGATGATCAACGTGCTGCTCACGCAGGCGGCCCGCGACGGCGCTTCCGACATCCACATCGAGCCCTTCGAGACGCACTCGCTGGTGCGCTTCCGGGTCGACGGCACGCTGCGCGACGTCGTGCGCCCCAGGCGCGAGCTGCACGCGGCGCTGATCTCGCGAATCAAGATCATGGCCCAGCTCGACATCGCCGAGAAGCGCCTGCCGCAGGACGGCCGGATCACGCTGCGCATCGGCGGCCGGCCGATGGACGTGCGCGTGTCCACGCTGCCTACCGGCCACGGCGAGCGCGCGGTGCTGCGCCTGCTCGACAAGGAGGCGGGCCGGCTCGACCTGGCCAAGCTCGGCATGGCGCCCGACACGCTGGCCACCTTCGACCGGCTGACCCGGCAGCCGCACGGCATCCTGCTGGTCACCGGCCCGACCGGCTCGGGCAAGACCACCACGCTGTACGCGGCGCTCGGCCGCCTCGACGCGACCACGACGAACATCCTGACCGTCGAGGACCCGATCGAGTACGACCTGCCCGGCATCGGCCAGACCCAGGTCAACCCGCGGATCGACATGACCTTCGCGAAGGCGCTGCGCTCGATCCTGCGACAGGACCCCGACGTGGTGATGATCGGCGAGATCCGCGACCTGGAAACCGCGCAGATCGCGGTGCAGGCCTCGCTGACCGGCCACCTTGTGCTCGCCACGCTGCACACCAACGATTCGGTGTCGGCCGTTACCCGCCTGATCGACATGGGCGTGGAGCCCTTCCTGCTGTCTTCGTCGCTGATCGGCGTGGTGGCGCAGCGGCTGGTCCGCAAGCTGTGCCCCGAGTGCCGCGAGCCCGACCCGGTGGCCGGCGGCTGGCGGGCGGTGGGCTGCGTGGCCTGCAACCGCAGCGGCTACCAGGGGCGCACCGGCATCCACGAGCTCTTCGTCGTCGACGACCGCATCCGGGCACTGGTCCACGAGGGCGCCTCCGAGGCGACCCTTCGCGCGGCCGCCGAGGCCGACGGGATGCGCTCCATGCGCGAGGACGGCGCCCGCTGGGTGAAGGCCGGCGTCACCTCGGCCGACGAGGTGGTGCGGGTGACCCGCGACTAG
- a CDS encoding ATP-binding protein produces MSPRPVARWLPAPLRWMARNALVALAYAIAGVLSHELTLPTGFASPMFAPAGIAVAAVLFLGRGVLPGVFAGCLLFLHWVGAQAVLGAAAAPAFAAMAGGATLQAQVAAMLVRRFGRFPSEPLSSSPTLRRILLAGPLAGLISATTGVLTLYLCGAIAGGDIAFNWLTWWVGDTFGAALVGPVAAVLLSRRSSDRMRPIRVFALPMALAILFLGLGIAEIGRRDRQQFQALLEREVLFATDSLFERIDGVLLALQAVTGLLAASESVTPEEFRRFVSPWIGAIPTIDAIGWSRRLLPQQLAGHEARMRAAGDTDYSVAGQRSSGIPAPIAPAAEYFPITFIEPADYDDGRLGLDLLASEAAAEAIERSRRTGTPQASAPPPGQPDRERSRIDVYSVLRDPLAPAHAAPPDAVLGAAFVSLNLAGAIDALAIVSPDMLDLCLVDVSVPEAAHRLAGPPGCEGGSLASATTRVIDRVFAGRHWQLHFAPKAEYVQAHRDWGSWLLSVLGLLGATTLGIFLLGQFDRQRRFELEVATRTRQLAHEIREREAAELASQAKSAFLSRMSHELRTPLNAVLGFAQLLEADRSPPLSDAQVERVRLIEKAGWHLRDMIDEVLDLARIEAGAVRLDMKRVEVVALLEDCRSLLANEAARLPVTLGAPELDAEASQVAVRADETRLRQILLNLIGNAIKYNRAGGSVLLRVRRTAQGEVAISVTDTGPGLSPDEIRRLFVPFDRLGQEDASSGTGIGLVISRHLAEMMGGRLEVASRAGEGSTFTLVLPSAPPVAPSPSTASAASTASAAPAAPNALSPGRSAPSSPAARAPDAEKERNGGTAAAGQARYLVCIEDNVLNAELIHDALAGNGELALSVCARADTGLATVRTLKPSLIVLDLNLPDRHGLQVLAELKADPATAAIPVVVVSADATSGTRRAALAAGAADFLEKPLNLKRFAARVARLLNEPAG; encoded by the coding sequence GTGAGCCCGCGGCCCGTCGCGCGATGGCTGCCGGCACCGCTGCGCTGGATGGCGAGGAACGCACTCGTCGCGCTCGCCTACGCGATCGCCGGCGTGCTCTCGCACGAGCTGACGCTGCCGACCGGCTTCGCCAGCCCGATGTTCGCGCCGGCCGGCATTGCCGTGGCCGCGGTCCTCTTCCTCGGGCGCGGCGTTCTGCCGGGCGTGTTCGCGGGATGCCTGCTCTTCCTGCACTGGGTCGGCGCCCAGGCCGTGCTCGGTGCGGCCGCGGCCCCGGCCTTCGCGGCGATGGCAGGGGGGGCCACCTTGCAGGCGCAGGTCGCCGCCATGCTGGTGCGCCGCTTCGGCCGCTTTCCGAGCGAACCCTTGTCGAGCAGCCCCACGCTTCGCAGGATCCTGCTCGCGGGCCCCCTCGCCGGCCTCATCAGCGCCACCACCGGCGTGCTGACCCTGTACCTTTGCGGCGCGATCGCCGGCGGCGACATCGCCTTCAACTGGCTGACCTGGTGGGTGGGCGACACCTTCGGCGCGGCGCTCGTCGGCCCGGTGGCCGCGGTGCTGCTCTCGCGCCGCAGCTCCGATCGCATGCGGCCCATCCGGGTCTTCGCGCTGCCGATGGCGCTGGCCATCCTGTTCCTCGGGCTCGGGATCGCCGAGATCGGTCGCCGCGACCGGCAGCAATTCCAGGCCCTGCTCGAGCGCGAGGTCCTGTTCGCCACCGACTCGCTGTTCGAACGCATCGACGGCGTCCTGCTCGCCCTGCAGGCGGTGACCGGCCTCCTGGCCGCATCGGAGTCGGTCACGCCGGAGGAATTCCGTCGCTTCGTGTCGCCGTGGATCGGCGCGATCCCCACGATCGACGCGATCGGCTGGTCCAGGCGCCTGCTCCCGCAGCAACTCGCGGGCCACGAGGCCAGGATGCGCGCTGCCGGCGACACCGATTACTCGGTGGCCGGGCAGCGAAGCAGCGGCATCCCCGCGCCGATCGCTCCGGCCGCCGAATACTTCCCGATCACCTTCATCGAGCCCGCCGACTACGACGACGGCCGGCTCGGCCTGGACCTGCTCGCCTCGGAAGCCGCTGCCGAGGCGATCGAGCGCTCGCGCCGCACCGGCACACCGCAGGCGAGCGCGCCGCCGCCCGGCCAACCGGATCGAGAACGGAGCCGCATCGACGTCTACAGCGTGCTGCGCGATCCGCTCGCCCCTGCGCACGCCGCGCCGCCCGACGCAGTGCTCGGGGCGGCCTTCGTGTCCCTGAACCTGGCCGGCGCGATCGACGCGCTGGCGATCGTGAGCCCGGACATGCTCGATCTCTGCCTGGTCGATGTCTCGGTTCCAGAGGCCGCGCATCGCCTCGCCGGCCCGCCGGGCTGCGAGGGGGGATCGCTCGCGAGCGCAACCACCAGGGTGATCGATCGGGTCTTCGCCGGGCGCCACTGGCAGCTGCACTTCGCCCCCAAGGCGGAATACGTGCAGGCCCACCGCGACTGGGGAAGCTGGCTGCTGTCGGTGCTCGGCCTGCTCGGGGCCACAACGCTGGGCATCTTCCTGCTCGGCCAGTTCGACCGGCAACGCCGTTTCGAGCTCGAGGTCGCGACCCGTACCCGGCAACTCGCCCACGAGATCCGGGAGCGGGAAGCCGCCGAGCTGGCGAGCCAGGCGAAGAGCGCCTTCCTGTCCCGGATGAGCCACGAGCTGCGGACGCCGCTGAACGCAGTGCTCGGGTTCGCGCAGTTGCTCGAGGCCGACCGCTCGCCGCCCCTGTCCGACGCGCAGGTCGAACGCGTGAGGCTGATCGAGAAGGCCGGCTGGCACCTGCGCGACATGATCGACGAAGTGCTCGACCTCGCGCGGATCGAGGCAGGCGCGGTCCGGCTCGACATGAAGCGCGTCGAGGTCGTCGCGCTGCTCGAGGATTGCCGCTCGCTGCTCGCCAACGAAGCGGCCCGCCTGCCGGTCACGCTCGGCGCCCCGGAGCTCGACGCCGAGGCTTCGCAGGTCGCGGTGCGTGCCGACGAGACCCGGCTTCGCCAGATCCTGCTCAACCTGATCGGCAATGCGATCAAGTACAACCGCGCAGGCGGCTCAGTGCTGCTGCGCGTGCGCCGCACTGCGCAGGGCGAGGTCGCGATCTCGGTCACCGACACCGGGCCGGGGCTCTCGCCCGACGAGATCCGTCGCCTGTTCGTTCCCTTCGACCGGCTCGGCCAGGAGGACGCCTCGTCCGGCACCGGCATCGGTCTCGTCATCTCCAGGCACCTGGCCGAAATGATGGGCGGGCGGCTGGAGGTCGCCAGTCGGGCGGGCGAAGGCAGCACGTTCACGCTGGTGCTGCCCTCTGCCCCGCCCGTTGCCCCGTCCCCCTCGACGGCCTCGGCCGCTTCGACCGCCTCGGCCGCCCCGGCCGCTCCGAACGCTCTCTCGCCGGGCCGGTCCGCGCCATCATCGCCGGCCGCGCGCGCGCCGGACGCGGAGAAGGAAAGGAACGGCGGCACGGCCGCCGCAGGGCAGGCCCGTTACCTGGTCTGCATCGAGGACAACGTCCTGAACGCGGAACTGATCCACGACGCGCTGGCCGGCAACGGCGAGCTCGCGCTGTCGGTCTGCGCACGCGCGGACACCGGCCTTGCCACCGTGCGCACGCTGAAGCCTTCGCTGATCGTGCTCGACCTGAACCTGCCCGACCGACACGGGCTGCAGGTGCTCGCCGAGCTCAAGGCCGACCCGGCCACCGCGGCGATCCCGGTGGTGGTCGTGTCGGCCGATGCGACCTCCGGCACGCGGCGGGCGGCGCTCGCAGCCGGCGCCGCCGATTTCCTGGAAAAGCCCCTGAACCTGAAGCGCTTCGCCGCGCGCGTCGCGCGGCTGCTCAACGAACCAGCTGGTTGA
- the gspF gene encoding type II secretion system inner membrane protein GspF encodes MPAFRFEAADAAGQIKRGVLDADSARHARATLRERGMTPLEVAPVQEPTAARATPVFSARLRAADLALVTRQLASLLSARLPIEQALNAVVEQAEKPAVRERFAAVRSEVVSGQTLSQALSRYPRDFPEVYRALVSAGEQSGDLALVMSRLADYVESRTALSQRIVLAFTYPAIVTVVATLVIVALLTYVVPQVVGVFSQTRQELPWLTVGLIAVSDFARAWGIWVLLAAALALTAFRLALRSPSFRLAWHSRLLATPIAGRLILGLNTARFTSTLGILTSSGVPLIRALDAGARTLGNDALRLVVDDAIDRVREGAPLSRSLAAGGRFPPVMIHMIASGEATGELPDMLERTALQLSQETERRTMALTSLLEPMLILLMGAVVLVIVLAVLLPIIEINQLVR; translated from the coding sequence GTGCCCGCTTTCCGCTTCGAGGCTGCCGACGCAGCCGGACAGATCAAGCGCGGCGTCCTCGACGCCGATTCGGCGCGTCACGCCCGCGCCACGCTGCGCGAGCGCGGCATGACGCCGCTCGAGGTCGCGCCGGTGCAGGAGCCGACGGCGGCGCGCGCCACGCCGGTGTTCTCCGCGCGGCTCAGGGCGGCCGACCTGGCCCTGGTCACGCGTCAACTGGCCAGCCTGCTGTCGGCCCGCCTGCCGATCGAGCAGGCGCTGAACGCGGTGGTCGAGCAGGCCGAGAAGCCGGCGGTGCGCGAGCGCTTCGCCGCGGTGCGCAGCGAGGTCGTTTCGGGCCAGACGCTGTCGCAGGCGCTGTCGCGCTATCCGCGCGACTTCCCGGAGGTGTACCGGGCGCTGGTGTCGGCGGGCGAGCAGTCCGGCGACCTGGCGCTGGTGATGAGCCGGCTCGCCGACTACGTGGAGTCGCGCACCGCGCTGTCGCAGCGGATCGTGCTGGCCTTCACGTATCCGGCGATCGTCACCGTGGTGGCCACGCTGGTGATCGTGGCGCTGCTCACCTACGTCGTGCCGCAGGTGGTCGGCGTGTTCTCGCAGACCAGGCAGGAGCTGCCCTGGCTCACCGTGGGGCTGATCGCAGTGTCGGACTTCGCGCGGGCGTGGGGCATCTGGGTGCTGCTGGCGGCCGCGCTCGCGCTGACCGCGTTCCGGCTGGCCCTTCGCTCGCCCAGCTTCCGGCTCGCCTGGCACTCGCGCCTGCTGGCGACGCCGATCGCGGGCCGCCTGATCCTGGGGCTGAACACGGCGCGCTTCACGTCGACGCTGGGCATCCTGACCAGCAGCGGGGTGCCGCTGATCCGGGCGCTCGATGCCGGCGCCCGCACGCTGGGCAACGATGCGCTGAGGCTGGTGGTCGACGACGCGATCGACCGGGTGCGCGAGGGCGCGCCGCTGTCCCGGTCGCTCGCGGCAGGGGGCCGCTTCCCGCCGGTGATGATCCACATGATCGCCAGCGGCGAGGCCACCGGCGAGTTGCCCGACATGCTCGAGCGCACCGCACTGCAGCTGTCTCAGGAGACCGAGCGCCGCACGATGGCGCTGACCAGCCTGCTTGAGCCGATGCTGATCCTGCTGATGGGGGCCGTGGTGCTGGTGATCGTGCTGGCGGTGCTGCTGCCGATCATCGAGATCAACCAGCTGGTTCGTTGA